A genomic segment from Diospyros lotus cultivar Yz01 chromosome 5, ASM1463336v1, whole genome shotgun sequence encodes:
- the LOC127801820 gene encoding uncharacterized protein LOC127801820 isoform X3, whose product MINRGATYSFTGNISVEGCTTPVLGGQYCNQTVDLLSCDDSYNLTGNLSGTNLNNQTTENVVFCRNSNGDSCHGGSEQKIFSLDVMGITEQLTITATDVRLNETTSSNGTVSGSGIILTCYARHGAIPLPTRHDYSTNISVDPLVIGMPKVGRWYIAIHLVNLSKEIGEIENMNMKVCYSLDWLVLQCPEEKAGLNCTWERYMLQTVLRKHFSVPFESYYLPMSRKISPDSANFPLEPLLSNSSDEGKSDVAWTYFLLDIPSGASGGNLHIRLTSDAKINYEVYVRFGGLPSLYTWDYFYANKTSNSNGSMFFKLYDSDDETVSFYVLYVRGGPWSVGLRHSNPSNSSSKSQSIMSISLERCPRKCSSRGSCQSVVDASGLTLYSYCSCDRNHGGFDCSVEIVSRRGCGCHFPHQADGSIPGHMWQSISLIASNAAALLPAYWSLRQKAFAEWVLFMSSGISSGIYHACDVGTWCPLPFRVLQFMDFWLSFMAVVSTFIYLADISEVSKRTIHTIVAIVTALMAETGPTRSSNITLVIAIGALGLLIGWLIEFCTKHRSFSFSAEFYLNILDRLQAMQGWLLNLITMLLRRFRWGFVLAGFTALAMAAISWTLESSESYWVWHSLWHVTIYTSSFLFLCSKANTADREDRMPPNINYELTRQDSSSRGA is encoded by the exons ATG ATTAATCGAGGTGCAACGTATTCATTCACTGGCAATATTAGCGTGGAAGGATGCACAACCCCAGTGTTGGGGGGCCAATATTGCAACCAAACAGTTGATCTGCTTTCATGTGATGACAGCTACAATTTAACAGGAAATCTTTCAGGCACCAACTTGAATAATCAAACTACAGAAAATGTAGTTTTCTGCAGAAATTCAAATGGGGATTCTTGTCATGGAGGCAGTGAACAAAAAATCTTCTCCCTGGATGTAATGGGGATAACAGAACAGTTGACTATAACAGCAACAGATGTGAGACTGAATGAAACAACTTCTTCCAATGGTACTGTAAGTGGCAGTGGAATAATTTTGACATGTTATGCACGTCATGGTGCAATACCACTGCCCACTCGGCATGATTATTCTACCAATATCAGTGTTGACCCTTTGGTTATAGGCATGCCAAAAGTTGGTCGCTGGTACATTGCAATTCATCTTGTTAATTTATCAAAGGAAATTGGAGAGATTGAGAACATGAACATGAAGGTTTGCTACTCCTTAGACTGGCTAGTTCTTCAATGTCCGGAGGAGAAGGCTGGATTGAACTGTACATGGGAAAGATACATGCTTCAG ACAGTTCTCAGGAAGCATTTCTCTGTCCCTTTCGAATCTTATTATTTACCAATGAGCAGAAAGATTTCGCCAGATTCAGCCAATTTCCCTCTGGAACCCCTTTTAAGCAACTCCTCAGACGAGGGAAAGTCGGATGTTGCTTGGACGTATTTTCTTCTGGACATTCCTTCTGGTGCTTCTGGAGGCAATCTTCACATTCGACTAACATCAGatgcaaaaataaattatgaagtGTATGTGAGATTTGGCGGATTGCCATCTCTCTATACCTGGGATTACTTCTATGCTAACAAGACAAGCAACAGCAATGGCTCGATGTTTTTTAAGCTTTATGATTCGGATGATGAAACAGTTAGTTTCTATGTGTTGTATGTTAGAGGTGGACCCTGGAGTGTTGGATTAAGGCACTCAAACCCCAGTAATAGTTCTTCCAAAAGCCAATCTATCATGTCCATTTCACTAGAGAGATGCCCAAGAAAATGCTCCTCTCGCGGGTCATGTCAGTCTGTTGTGGATGCAAGTGGATTAACATTATACAG TTATTGCTCTTGTGATCGGAACCATGGAGGCTTTGACTGTAGTGTTGAAATTGTATCACGTCGAG GTTGTGGTTGCCACTTTCCACATCAGGCTGATGGTAGCATACCAG GACACATGTGGCAGTCAATATCCCTTATTGCTTCCAATGCTGCAGCTCTACTTCCTGCTTATTGGTCACTTCGCCAAAAG GCATTTGCAGAGTGGGTTCTTTTTATGTCTAGTGGCATCTCTAGTGGAATATATCATGCATGTGATGTAGGCACCTGGTGTCCATTACCTTTTCGTGTTCTGCAG TTCATGGATTTCTGGCTCTCTTTCATGGCTGTGGTGAGCACTTTCATATACCTAGCTGATATTAGCGAAGTATCTAAGAGGACAATCCACACCATTGTGGCAATTGTCACCGCCCTAATGGCTGAAACTGGACCAACCAG ATCCTCCAATATTACACTTGTGATAGCAATTGGGGCTCTAGGTCTGCTTATTGGGTGGCTGATCGAATTCTGTACAAAGCACAGGTCCTTTTCCTTCTCAGCAGAATTCTATCTGAATATCCTCGACAG GTTGCAAGCCATGCAGGGATGGCTCCTAAATCTCATTACAATGCTTCTCAGACGGTTTCGCTGGGGATTTGTACTTGCAGGATTCACTGCCTTAGCAATGGCTGCAATTAGCTGGACACTAGAATCCAGTGAATCCTACTGGGTTTGGCACAG CCTGTGGCATGTCACCATATAcacttcttccttccttttcctgTGTTCGAAAGCAAATACTGCAGATCGCGAGGATCGAATGCCTCCAAACATTAACTATGAGTTAACGCGGCAGGATTCTTCTTCAAGAGGTGCATAG
- the LOC127801820 gene encoding uncharacterized protein LOC127801820 isoform X1, whose translation MAENPILGSCYLNLHLFLVTSFFVWFHALSSSYQVQQRGTPYNSFTISSFSYSKTELKPFEWRYIRVDLPPWFSSMSIALESDVDLDPESIKNPNSSRIPMICLREGSPPLPDAYNTSLTGLVLDSISNGSFGDIQDLQNAELCYPMQKNISLKLTSEQISPGVWYWGLFNGIGPARTQSKMINRGATYSFTGNISVEGCTTPVLGGQYCNQTVDLLSCDDSYNLTGNLSGTNLNNQTTENVVFCRNSNGDSCHGGSEQKIFSLDVMGITEQLTITATDVRLNETTSSNGTVSGSGIILTCYARHGAIPLPTRHDYSTNISVDPLVIGMPKVGRWYIAIHLVNLSKEIGEIENMNMKVCYSLDWLVLQCPEEKAGLNCTWERYMLQTVLRKHFSVPFESYYLPMSRKISPDSANFPLEPLLSNSSDEGKSDVAWTYFLLDIPSGASGGNLHIRLTSDAKINYEVYVRFGGLPSLYTWDYFYANKTSNSNGSMFFKLYDSDDETVSFYVLYVRGGPWSVGLRHSNPSNSSSKSQSIMSISLERCPRKCSSRGSCQSVVDASGLTLYSYCSCDRNHGGFDCSVEIVSRRGCGCHFPHQADGSIPGHMWQSISLIASNAAALLPAYWSLRQKAFAEWVLFMSSGISSGIYHACDVGTWCPLPFRVLQFMDFWLSFMAVVSTFIYLADISEVSKRTIHTIVAIVTALMAETGPTRSSNITLVIAIGALGLLIGWLIEFCTKHRSFSFSAEFYLNILDRLQAMQGWLLNLITMLLRRFRWGFVLAGFTALAMAAISWTLESSESYWVWHSLWHVTIYTSSFLFLCSKANTADREDRMPPNINYELTRQDSSSRGA comes from the exons ATGGCCGAGAATCCGATTCTGGGCAGTTGTTATCTGAATCTCCATCTCTTTCTCGTCACTTCATTTTTTGTGTGGTTTCATGCCCTCTCTTCCTCCTACCAAGTACAGCAGCGTGGTACTCCGTACAATTCCTTCACTATTTCCAGCTTCAGCTACTCCAAAACTGAGCTCAAACCCTTCGAATGGCGTTATATCAGAG TTGATTTGCCTCCATGGTTTTCTTCCATGTCCATCGCGTTGGAGTCAGATGTAGACCTC gATCCAGAAAGCATTAAAAATCCTAACAGCAGCAGGATACCAATGATATGCTTGCGAGAAGGCAGTCCCCCTCTGCCGGATGCTTATAACACTTCTTTGACGGGATTAG TTTTAGATTCTATATCAAATGGATCTTTTGGAGACATACAAGATCTCCAGAATGCAGAGCTGTGCTACCCAATGCAGAAAAATATATCTCTGAAACTGACAAGTGAGCAG ATCTCTCCCGGAGTCTGGTATTGGGGCCTATTTAATGGAATTGGACCTGCAAGAACACAGTCAAAGATG ATTAATCGAGGTGCAACGTATTCATTCACTGGCAATATTAGCGTGGAAGGATGCACAACCCCAGTGTTGGGGGGCCAATATTGCAACCAAACAGTTGATCTGCTTTCATGTGATGACAGCTACAATTTAACAGGAAATCTTTCAGGCACCAACTTGAATAATCAAACTACAGAAAATGTAGTTTTCTGCAGAAATTCAAATGGGGATTCTTGTCATGGAGGCAGTGAACAAAAAATCTTCTCCCTGGATGTAATGGGGATAACAGAACAGTTGACTATAACAGCAACAGATGTGAGACTGAATGAAACAACTTCTTCCAATGGTACTGTAAGTGGCAGTGGAATAATTTTGACATGTTATGCACGTCATGGTGCAATACCACTGCCCACTCGGCATGATTATTCTACCAATATCAGTGTTGACCCTTTGGTTATAGGCATGCCAAAAGTTGGTCGCTGGTACATTGCAATTCATCTTGTTAATTTATCAAAGGAAATTGGAGAGATTGAGAACATGAACATGAAGGTTTGCTACTCCTTAGACTGGCTAGTTCTTCAATGTCCGGAGGAGAAGGCTGGATTGAACTGTACATGGGAAAGATACATGCTTCAG ACAGTTCTCAGGAAGCATTTCTCTGTCCCTTTCGAATCTTATTATTTACCAATGAGCAGAAAGATTTCGCCAGATTCAGCCAATTTCCCTCTGGAACCCCTTTTAAGCAACTCCTCAGACGAGGGAAAGTCGGATGTTGCTTGGACGTATTTTCTTCTGGACATTCCTTCTGGTGCTTCTGGAGGCAATCTTCACATTCGACTAACATCAGatgcaaaaataaattatgaagtGTATGTGAGATTTGGCGGATTGCCATCTCTCTATACCTGGGATTACTTCTATGCTAACAAGACAAGCAACAGCAATGGCTCGATGTTTTTTAAGCTTTATGATTCGGATGATGAAACAGTTAGTTTCTATGTGTTGTATGTTAGAGGTGGACCCTGGAGTGTTGGATTAAGGCACTCAAACCCCAGTAATAGTTCTTCCAAAAGCCAATCTATCATGTCCATTTCACTAGAGAGATGCCCAAGAAAATGCTCCTCTCGCGGGTCATGTCAGTCTGTTGTGGATGCAAGTGGATTAACATTATACAG TTATTGCTCTTGTGATCGGAACCATGGAGGCTTTGACTGTAGTGTTGAAATTGTATCACGTCGAG GTTGTGGTTGCCACTTTCCACATCAGGCTGATGGTAGCATACCAG GACACATGTGGCAGTCAATATCCCTTATTGCTTCCAATGCTGCAGCTCTACTTCCTGCTTATTGGTCACTTCGCCAAAAG GCATTTGCAGAGTGGGTTCTTTTTATGTCTAGTGGCATCTCTAGTGGAATATATCATGCATGTGATGTAGGCACCTGGTGTCCATTACCTTTTCGTGTTCTGCAG TTCATGGATTTCTGGCTCTCTTTCATGGCTGTGGTGAGCACTTTCATATACCTAGCTGATATTAGCGAAGTATCTAAGAGGACAATCCACACCATTGTGGCAATTGTCACCGCCCTAATGGCTGAAACTGGACCAACCAG ATCCTCCAATATTACACTTGTGATAGCAATTGGGGCTCTAGGTCTGCTTATTGGGTGGCTGATCGAATTCTGTACAAAGCACAGGTCCTTTTCCTTCTCAGCAGAATTCTATCTGAATATCCTCGACAG GTTGCAAGCCATGCAGGGATGGCTCCTAAATCTCATTACAATGCTTCTCAGACGGTTTCGCTGGGGATTTGTACTTGCAGGATTCACTGCCTTAGCAATGGCTGCAATTAGCTGGACACTAGAATCCAGTGAATCCTACTGGGTTTGGCACAG CCTGTGGCATGTCACCATATAcacttcttccttccttttcctgTGTTCGAAAGCAAATACTGCAGATCGCGAGGATCGAATGCCTCCAAACATTAACTATGAGTTAACGCGGCAGGATTCTTCTTCAAGAGGTGCATAG
- the LOC127801820 gene encoding uncharacterized protein LOC127801820 isoform X2, with protein MAENPILGSCYLNLHLFLVTSFFVWFHALSSSYQVQQRGTPYNSFTISSFSYSKTELKPFEWRYIRVDLPPWFSSMSIALESDVDLDPESIKNPNSSRIPMICLREGSPPLPDAYNTSLTGLVLDSISNGSFGDIQDLQNAELCYPMQKNISLKLTSEQISPGVWYWGLFNGIGPARTQSKMINRGATYSFTGNISVEGCTTPVLGGQYCNQTVDLLSCDDSYNLTGNLSGTNLNNQTTENVVFCRNSNGDSCHGGSEQKIFSLDVMGITEQLTITATDVRLNETTSSNGTVSGSGIILTCYARHGAIPLPTRHDYSTNISVDPLVIGMPKVGRWYIAIHLVNLSKEIGEIENMNMKVCYSLDWLVLQCPEEKAGLNCTWERYMLQTVLRKHFSVPFESYYLPMSRKISPDSANFPLEPLLSNSSDEGKSDVAWTYFLLDIPSGASGGNLHIRLTSDAKINYEVYVRFGGLPSLYTWDYFYANKTSNSNGSMFFKLYDSDDETVSFYVLYVRGGPWSVGLRHSNPSNSSSKSQSIMSISLERCPRKCSSRGSCQSVVDASGLTLYSYCSCDRNHGGFDCSVEIVSRRGHMWQSISLIASNAAALLPAYWSLRQKAFAEWVLFMSSGISSGIYHACDVGTWCPLPFRVLQFMDFWLSFMAVVSTFIYLADISEVSKRTIHTIVAIVTALMAETGPTRSSNITLVIAIGALGLLIGWLIEFCTKHRSFSFSAEFYLNILDRLQAMQGWLLNLITMLLRRFRWGFVLAGFTALAMAAISWTLESSESYWVWHSLWHVTIYTSSFLFLCSKANTADREDRMPPNINYELTRQDSSSRGA; from the exons ATGGCCGAGAATCCGATTCTGGGCAGTTGTTATCTGAATCTCCATCTCTTTCTCGTCACTTCATTTTTTGTGTGGTTTCATGCCCTCTCTTCCTCCTACCAAGTACAGCAGCGTGGTACTCCGTACAATTCCTTCACTATTTCCAGCTTCAGCTACTCCAAAACTGAGCTCAAACCCTTCGAATGGCGTTATATCAGAG TTGATTTGCCTCCATGGTTTTCTTCCATGTCCATCGCGTTGGAGTCAGATGTAGACCTC gATCCAGAAAGCATTAAAAATCCTAACAGCAGCAGGATACCAATGATATGCTTGCGAGAAGGCAGTCCCCCTCTGCCGGATGCTTATAACACTTCTTTGACGGGATTAG TTTTAGATTCTATATCAAATGGATCTTTTGGAGACATACAAGATCTCCAGAATGCAGAGCTGTGCTACCCAATGCAGAAAAATATATCTCTGAAACTGACAAGTGAGCAG ATCTCTCCCGGAGTCTGGTATTGGGGCCTATTTAATGGAATTGGACCTGCAAGAACACAGTCAAAGATG ATTAATCGAGGTGCAACGTATTCATTCACTGGCAATATTAGCGTGGAAGGATGCACAACCCCAGTGTTGGGGGGCCAATATTGCAACCAAACAGTTGATCTGCTTTCATGTGATGACAGCTACAATTTAACAGGAAATCTTTCAGGCACCAACTTGAATAATCAAACTACAGAAAATGTAGTTTTCTGCAGAAATTCAAATGGGGATTCTTGTCATGGAGGCAGTGAACAAAAAATCTTCTCCCTGGATGTAATGGGGATAACAGAACAGTTGACTATAACAGCAACAGATGTGAGACTGAATGAAACAACTTCTTCCAATGGTACTGTAAGTGGCAGTGGAATAATTTTGACATGTTATGCACGTCATGGTGCAATACCACTGCCCACTCGGCATGATTATTCTACCAATATCAGTGTTGACCCTTTGGTTATAGGCATGCCAAAAGTTGGTCGCTGGTACATTGCAATTCATCTTGTTAATTTATCAAAGGAAATTGGAGAGATTGAGAACATGAACATGAAGGTTTGCTACTCCTTAGACTGGCTAGTTCTTCAATGTCCGGAGGAGAAGGCTGGATTGAACTGTACATGGGAAAGATACATGCTTCAG ACAGTTCTCAGGAAGCATTTCTCTGTCCCTTTCGAATCTTATTATTTACCAATGAGCAGAAAGATTTCGCCAGATTCAGCCAATTTCCCTCTGGAACCCCTTTTAAGCAACTCCTCAGACGAGGGAAAGTCGGATGTTGCTTGGACGTATTTTCTTCTGGACATTCCTTCTGGTGCTTCTGGAGGCAATCTTCACATTCGACTAACATCAGatgcaaaaataaattatgaagtGTATGTGAGATTTGGCGGATTGCCATCTCTCTATACCTGGGATTACTTCTATGCTAACAAGACAAGCAACAGCAATGGCTCGATGTTTTTTAAGCTTTATGATTCGGATGATGAAACAGTTAGTTTCTATGTGTTGTATGTTAGAGGTGGACCCTGGAGTGTTGGATTAAGGCACTCAAACCCCAGTAATAGTTCTTCCAAAAGCCAATCTATCATGTCCATTTCACTAGAGAGATGCCCAAGAAAATGCTCCTCTCGCGGGTCATGTCAGTCTGTTGTGGATGCAAGTGGATTAACATTATACAG TTATTGCTCTTGTGATCGGAACCATGGAGGCTTTGACTGTAGTGTTGAAATTGTATCACGTCGAG GACACATGTGGCAGTCAATATCCCTTATTGCTTCCAATGCTGCAGCTCTACTTCCTGCTTATTGGTCACTTCGCCAAAAG GCATTTGCAGAGTGGGTTCTTTTTATGTCTAGTGGCATCTCTAGTGGAATATATCATGCATGTGATGTAGGCACCTGGTGTCCATTACCTTTTCGTGTTCTGCAG TTCATGGATTTCTGGCTCTCTTTCATGGCTGTGGTGAGCACTTTCATATACCTAGCTGATATTAGCGAAGTATCTAAGAGGACAATCCACACCATTGTGGCAATTGTCACCGCCCTAATGGCTGAAACTGGACCAACCAG ATCCTCCAATATTACACTTGTGATAGCAATTGGGGCTCTAGGTCTGCTTATTGGGTGGCTGATCGAATTCTGTACAAAGCACAGGTCCTTTTCCTTCTCAGCAGAATTCTATCTGAATATCCTCGACAG GTTGCAAGCCATGCAGGGATGGCTCCTAAATCTCATTACAATGCTTCTCAGACGGTTTCGCTGGGGATTTGTACTTGCAGGATTCACTGCCTTAGCAATGGCTGCAATTAGCTGGACACTAGAATCCAGTGAATCCTACTGGGTTTGGCACAG CCTGTGGCATGTCACCATATAcacttcttccttccttttcctgTGTTCGAAAGCAAATACTGCAGATCGCGAGGATCGAATGCCTCCAAACATTAACTATGAGTTAACGCGGCAGGATTCTTCTTCAAGAGGTGCATAG
- the LOC127800970 gene encoding probable E3 ubiquitin-protein ligase RHB1A, which translates to MGGCCCSSRKPQLHGTPVYYYCRPVLEEQESLTSHDSAATVLPTGFLVDLNLDMSTPDTYRPPPAPIPYDAVMGHPESIESESPRETFDGSGYENFSTYLDLRESGYRTGTAVILPSRKKFELELNEPASEEEDVCPTCLEEYDTENPKIIAKCKHHFHLSCILEWMERSDTCPICDQEMIYEAV; encoded by the exons ATGGGTGGTTGCTGTTGTTCTTCCAGAAAACCTCAGCTACATGGAACACCTGTGTATTACTAT TGTCGTCCAGTTTTGGAAGAGCAAGAGTCCTTGACGTCTCATGATAGTGCAGCCACAGTGCTCCCTACAGGATTCCTGGTTGATCTGAATTTGGACATGTCAACTCCTGACACTTACAGACCCCCTCCTGCACCTATCCCATATGATGCAGTTATGGGACATCCAGAATCAATAGAGTCTGAGTCCCCAAGAGAAACTTTTGATGGCAGTGGTTatgaaaatttttcaacatATTTGGATCTTAGGGAGTCAGGCTATAGAACTGGAACAGCTGTCATTCTCCCCTCACGAAAGAAGTTTGAACTAGAACTTAATGAGCCAGCATCAGAAGAAGAGGATGTCTGTCCTACTTGTCTCGAAG AATATGATACAGAGAATCCAAAGATTATCGCCAAATGTAAACATCATTTCCATCTTTCATGCATTCTTGAGTGGATGGAAAGAAGTGACACCTGCCCCATATGTGACCAG GAAATGATATATGAAGCTGTTTAA